A genomic stretch from Candidatus Melainabacteria bacterium includes:
- a CDS encoding ABC transporter ATP-binding protein, producing the protein MTSAVIPAENKSTSLVIEVKNLTKNYGDFEAVKGISFSIDRGEIFGLIGPDGAGKTSTFHVLGGVMDATSGDINILGQTPRLARKKIGYLTQQFSLHLDLSIEENLVYSAGVREVSDAQFKERSNRYLRLMDLYKFRSRMAGQLSGGMKQKLALCCALVSAPEILLLDEPTTGVDPVSRREFWDVLAEVAAEGVTTAVATPYLDEAERCNRVALINDGLIKQLGTPRDLIANLGMHRLEVHSKELGKIESALTNAPDKAAVVSDVQEFGDRLDILTPDVDSGKDFISELARQQGDTDVQINVSEPSLENVFVSTLRSSPQGQQKDAVYKFGQRSDSGAAKGKVAIGAEKIGIRFGDFQAVKSVSLKVGYGEIFGLLGANGAGKTTTIKMLCGLLTPSHGEMVLAGAKSDLRSSALRKRIGYMSQKFTLYDDLSVKENLDFYCGVYEVPHNQWREKIDWALESCGLKGQEKMLTKSLPGGWKQRLSFAASVMHQPEILFLDEPTSGVDPLARRQLWRYIRQFARNGTAVLVTTHFLEEAEHCQNLAFMVAGEIVAQGSPTEIKKEQPGKLVEITVDNTQEAARVIRERVEAWKVAIFADALHVALDEPEKELPVILSRLQSAGISVVRYRDIGYSLEDAFIGIVQRASEREGK; encoded by the coding sequence TTGACCAGTGCGGTTATACCTGCAGAAAATAAATCAACTTCGTTAGTCATTGAAGTCAAAAACCTTACAAAAAATTACGGCGATTTTGAAGCCGTTAAGGGTATTTCCTTTTCAATCGACCGCGGTGAAATTTTTGGTTTGATTGGACCAGACGGCGCCGGTAAAACCAGCACTTTTCATGTGCTGGGCGGAGTCATGGACGCCACCTCAGGCGATATCAATATTCTCGGTCAAACACCTCGTCTGGCTCGTAAAAAGATTGGTTATTTGACGCAGCAGTTTTCCCTGCATCTTGATTTGAGCATCGAAGAGAATTTGGTTTACAGCGCCGGTGTTCGTGAAGTTTCTGATGCGCAGTTCAAAGAGCGCAGCAATCGATACTTGCGCTTGATGGATTTGTATAAATTCCGTTCTCGTATGGCGGGGCAACTTTCCGGCGGAATGAAGCAGAAATTGGCACTATGCTGCGCGCTCGTTTCGGCTCCGGAGATTTTGCTTCTGGATGAACCGACTACAGGTGTCGACCCTGTTTCCAGGCGCGAGTTTTGGGATGTGCTCGCCGAGGTGGCTGCAGAAGGTGTAACTACAGCAGTTGCCACTCCGTATCTTGATGAAGCCGAAAGATGTAATCGCGTTGCCCTGATAAATGACGGACTGATCAAACAACTGGGAACTCCGCGCGACTTGATTGCCAATCTTGGAATGCATCGTCTGGAGGTTCATTCCAAAGAGCTAGGCAAAATTGAGTCCGCTTTGACCAACGCTCCAGATAAAGCTGCTGTCGTTTCCGACGTGCAGGAATTTGGAGACAGACTGGATATTTTGACTCCAGACGTCGATAGCGGAAAAGATTTTATTTCTGAGCTTGCGCGGCAGCAAGGCGATACTGATGTTCAGATAAATGTATCGGAGCCCAGCCTTGAAAATGTTTTTGTTAGCACGTTGCGTTCGTCTCCGCAGGGTCAACAAAAAGATGCAGTTTATAAGTTCGGGCAGCGGTCAGATTCCGGGGCGGCAAAAGGCAAAGTGGCTATTGGCGCAGAGAAAATCGGTATCCGATTTGGCGACTTCCAGGCAGTCAAGTCAGTTAGCTTGAAGGTGGGTTACGGTGAAATATTTGGCTTGCTGGGCGCAAATGGTGCCGGTAAAACCACGACGATTAAAATGTTGTGCGGGCTGCTAACACCAAGTCATGGCGAGATGGTTCTTGCTGGAGCTAAGAGTGATTTGCGCAGTTCTGCTCTGCGAAAACGCATTGGCTATATGAGTCAGAAATTCACACTTTACGATGACTTGAGCGTTAAAGAGAACCTGGATTTCTACTGTGGTGTCTATGAGGTTCCGCATAATCAGTGGCGCGAAAAAATCGATTGGGCCCTCGAAAGCTGTGGGCTGAAAGGGCAGGAGAAGATGCTCACAAAGTCTTTGCCTGGCGGCTGGAAGCAGCGTCTTTCGTTTGCCGCTTCGGTAATGCACCAGCCTGAGATTTTGTTTTTGGATGAACCGACTTCGGGCGTCGACCCTTTGGCGCGACGTCAACTGTGGCGCTATATACGTCAGTTTGCTCGCAATGGCACTGCTGTGCTTGTCACCACTCACTTTCTCGAGGAAGCGGAGCATTGTCAAAATCTCGCGTTCATGGTGGCTGGCGAAATCGTGGCGCAGGGTTCTCCGACTGAAATCAAAAAAGAGCAGCCCGGAAAGTTGGTCGAGATCACGGTCGACAATACTCAAGAAGCGGCGCGTGTGATTCGCGAGAGAGTCGAAGCCTGGAAAGTCGCTATTTTTGCAGATGCGCTTCATGTGGCGCTTGATGAGCCTGAGAAGGAGTTGCCGGTTATTCTCAGCCGGCTTCAAAGTGCTGGTATCAGTGTGGTTCGGTATCGCGACATTGGTTATTCCCTTGAAGATGCCTTTATCGGCATTGTGCAGCGTGCGAGCGAAAGAGAGGGGAAATGA
- a CDS encoding HlyD family secretion protein, with translation MDSTNESVSAGQGGGGNSVAPTSQLSSQRGGSPPSGNGNGNGHGPKNIKKIARIVVILLVIAGVVTFFLLRNKPEGKPGWLRVSGRLEGYETNVGAKIAGRVESISSREGELVERGQLLVKFSDEDIQAQLRGAKARYAQAEESIKEAEAQLAASQEQVEQAKLNVSQAKVDAQGRIQQAQANVAAQQAEYAQAEAQEAQAKAEYELAKIRIKRYDELVVQGAVTQDEADQAHSTFKSAGATLNARKAAVASAAKQIAAAQAAFTQAKSNALNPPIRFSQQQSNVKTVAQNEAAVARAKLELHNAKASIDEIQSNIDYLTIRSPIRGIVTARTVEPGAVVAAGQTVISLINLDTIFMRAYVPDNQAPKVRVNQAALIYYDSEPKKEVHGKVIEIDPTASFTPENIYFKEDRVKQVFGIKILIDNPDNFAKPGMPADADIDISPSSGAKNS, from the coding sequence ATGGACAGCACCAATGAATCAGTTTCGGCAGGGCAGGGCGGCGGCGGCAACTCAGTAGCGCCGACCTCTCAATTGTCGAGTCAGAGAGGCGGCTCTCCGCCATCTGGAAACGGCAACGGCAATGGGCATGGTCCGAAGAACATTAAGAAGATCGCACGTATCGTTGTCATATTGCTTGTTATCGCTGGAGTCGTAACATTCTTCTTATTGCGAAACAAGCCGGAAGGAAAGCCTGGATGGCTGCGTGTAAGCGGCAGGCTCGAGGGTTATGAAACCAATGTCGGAGCAAAAATCGCCGGGCGTGTGGAGTCGATTTCGAGTCGAGAAGGCGAATTAGTTGAGCGCGGGCAGCTTTTAGTCAAGTTCAGTGATGAAGACATACAAGCTCAGCTGCGTGGTGCAAAAGCAAGATACGCGCAAGCTGAGGAATCCATCAAAGAAGCAGAAGCTCAGCTTGCGGCATCGCAAGAGCAAGTTGAGCAGGCTAAATTGAATGTCAGTCAGGCGAAAGTTGATGCGCAGGGACGTATTCAGCAAGCGCAGGCGAATGTAGCTGCTCAGCAAGCGGAATACGCTCAGGCTGAGGCGCAGGAAGCCCAGGCAAAGGCTGAGTATGAGCTGGCGAAAATCAGAATCAAAAGATATGACGAGTTGGTGGTGCAAGGTGCCGTCACTCAAGACGAAGCTGACCAGGCGCACAGCACGTTCAAGTCTGCAGGCGCTACCCTGAACGCACGCAAAGCAGCGGTAGCATCGGCCGCAAAACAGATCGCCGCCGCCCAGGCTGCTTTTACCCAGGCGAAAAGTAATGCGCTGAATCCGCCGATCAGATTCAGTCAGCAGCAATCAAACGTCAAGACTGTTGCGCAGAATGAGGCTGCAGTTGCGAGAGCAAAACTCGAGTTGCATAACGCGAAGGCATCGATTGATGAGATTCAGTCGAACATCGATTATTTGACGATACGGAGCCCGATCAGGGGCATCGTTACAGCACGTACGGTTGAACCGGGAGCGGTCGTCGCTGCTGGGCAAACTGTTATTTCATTGATCAATCTCGACACGATTTTCATGCGCGCTTACGTGCCTGATAATCAAGCTCCGAAAGTGCGAGTCAATCAAGCGGCGTTGATCTACTACGATTCGGAGCCTAAGAAGGAGGTTCACGGCAAGGTCATCGAAATCGATCCTACCGCTAGTTTCACTCCTGAGAATATTTATTTCAAAGAAGACCGAGTCAAGCAAGTTTTTGGAATCAAGATTTTGATTGATAATCCCGATAACTTTGCCAAACCAGGTATGCCTGCTGACGCAGACATCGACATCAGTCCGTCTTCGGGAGCAAAAAACAGTTGA
- a CDS encoding TetR/AcrR family transcriptional regulator, producing MAESRLSDSTIERSALLSCRRRPALPKLIHWCCPCKFPEVEVLSYHTDRYDTSLMKKTNSAREKASPKSRREIKKFWTEEGELELSEVSRKKRSQIVEAALETFLELGYEGASMNLVAERAGVIKQTIYSHFQDKQSLFKEVIASLTVDYVQNALKKPELSNQPLPAVLRKIAETIMARHEDPQHIRFVRTMIGEAERFPELAKLFTDATVRPVLALIVSRIDNQKDYKFEDPEAFARVFIGTIVNHCLQQHILHGRDLLPFKACRMVDELVAIVELHRQR from the coding sequence ATGGCGGAGAGCCGCCTCTCTGACTCGACAATTGAGAGGTCGGCGCTACTGAGTTGCCGCCGCCGCCCTGCCCTGCCGAAACTGATTCATTGGTGCTGTCCATGCAAATTTCCTGAAGTTGAGGTATTATCTTACCATACCGATCGGTATGACACGAGTCTCATGAAGAAAACAAACTCTGCTCGCGAAAAAGCTTCACCAAAATCTCGACGCGAAATAAAAAAATTCTGGACCGAAGAAGGCGAACTAGAGCTTTCAGAGGTTTCGCGCAAGAAGCGTTCTCAAATTGTTGAGGCAGCGCTCGAAACGTTCCTTGAGCTGGGATACGAAGGCGCCAGTATGAACCTGGTAGCAGAGCGCGCCGGTGTGATTAAGCAAACTATCTATAGTCACTTTCAAGATAAGCAATCACTTTTTAAGGAAGTAATCGCATCGCTTACGGTCGATTATGTCCAGAACGCCTTGAAAAAACCGGAGCTATCAAATCAGCCACTACCGGCAGTGCTGAGAAAAATCGCAGAGACAATTATGGCAAGGCATGAGGACCCACAGCATATCAGGTTCGTGCGCACCATGATTGGAGAAGCTGAACGATTTCCCGAGCTAGCCAAGCTTTTCACAGACGCCACGGTGCGACCGGTTCTAGCGCTCATCGTTTCACGGATCGATAACCAAAAAGATTACAAGTTCGAAGATCCGGAAGCCTTTGCTCGAGTATTCATCGGCACGATAGTAAATCACTGTTTGCAGCAGCATATCCTGCATGGTCGAGATTTGCTGCCGTTCAAGGCGTGCCGGATGGTCGACGAGCTTGTCGCCATAGTCGAACTGCACCGGCAGCGGTGA
- a CDS encoding DUF4239 domain-containing protein: MGIDILVGIFAITAVVFSSVGGLLGIRKWLQSADLKHHHDVTDPLSQTVGMMFAVLLGFMISNAMGRFELARSTVQQEAASLADVFNFAEGLQKADRKEIRRLCIRYADQLTTIEWPLLSNHTVSVPTIRTYRSIWEQCTGYKPKNQMESNAHQAMLAALVKMSDARRLRIEALHNGLPQALWWVLVLGGLATMTFTYFFGAQNTRLQVIMTAIVTLVISLNIFLLYAFDDPFEGDVMVRPTAFETDLMMFKKQWNVSEDGEELEEPAPVNDAGKQNATNEAAGKQ, encoded by the coding sequence TTGGGAATCGACATCTTAGTCGGAATATTCGCCATAACGGCAGTCGTCTTTTCCTCAGTCGGCGGACTGCTTGGAATCCGCAAATGGCTGCAATCTGCGGATCTTAAACACCACCACGACGTCACCGACCCTCTCTCTCAAACTGTGGGCATGATGTTCGCAGTGCTGCTCGGATTCATGATCAGCAACGCCATGGGACGCTTCGAGCTAGCGCGGTCTACAGTGCAGCAAGAAGCAGCCTCACTTGCTGACGTGTTCAATTTTGCAGAAGGTCTTCAGAAAGCTGACAGAAAAGAGATTCGCAGACTTTGCATTCGCTATGCCGACCAACTCACGACTATTGAGTGGCCGTTGCTCAGCAATCATACAGTCAGCGTTCCAACCATCAGAACTTATCGATCAATCTGGGAACAGTGCACAGGTTACAAACCGAAAAACCAGATGGAAAGCAACGCCCATCAAGCCATGTTAGCTGCGTTAGTAAAGATGAGCGATGCGCGTCGCCTCCGAATCGAGGCACTACACAACGGTTTGCCACAGGCTCTCTGGTGGGTTCTGGTTCTGGGCGGACTGGCCACGATGACTTTTACGTACTTTTTCGGCGCACAAAATACAAGACTGCAAGTAATCATGACGGCCATAGTGACACTTGTGATCAGCTTGAATATTTTCCTTCTCTACGCCTTCGACGATCCTTTTGAAGGCGACGTAATGGTTCGTCCAACAGCTTTTGAGACTGACTTGATGATGTTCAAGAAGCAGTGGAATGTCAGCGAAGACGGCGAGGAGCTGGAAGAACCTGCTCCAGTCAATGACGCCGGCAAACAAAATGCGACAAATGAAGCCGCAGGGAAACAATAA
- a CDS encoding PDZ domain-containing protein, whose product MFEINSRTRLSAFASAFVISLPWLAAQGALADDSVELKSITPQVDSSTPPPQTTPTEDENSRPMKLHKLEASKRVRLDDGNTQNDQSPTVPVDDIPVDQADAGQVKKTTKHIYINTYTMHATIPSTVIQDPFTLMRALLGTRSKDYEKLYAERDTGYGVCGFLMNVPTNKRGYALILKCFPSMPAAQADLQPGDLITSVNGQSTLELPPQEVWDYFTGMPGTEVKIDVLRHNQPISVVLKRMDIGHIPDFATRAEFLTLLKHNGMSRFVQR is encoded by the coding sequence ATGTTTGAGATTAACAGCAGAACCAGACTGAGTGCTTTTGCGAGCGCCTTTGTCATTTCACTGCCCTGGCTGGCGGCGCAGGGCGCTCTGGCAGATGACAGCGTGGAATTGAAATCAATTACGCCTCAAGTTGATTCTTCGACACCTCCTCCACAAACCACTCCGACCGAAGACGAGAACTCGCGGCCCATGAAGCTGCATAAGCTGGAAGCAAGCAAGAGGGTTCGTCTCGACGATGGAAACACCCAAAACGATCAATCGCCTACTGTTCCAGTCGATGATATTCCAGTCGACCAGGCGGACGCGGGACAAGTCAAAAAAACAACGAAACACATATACATCAACACTTACACGATGCACGCGACCATCCCGAGCACCGTCATCCAAGATCCATTCACGCTCATGAGGGCTTTGCTCGGCACGCGCAGCAAAGACTATGAGAAGTTGTACGCCGAGCGTGATACCGGATACGGTGTGTGCGGTTTCTTGATGAATGTGCCAACCAACAAGCGCGGCTATGCTCTGATACTGAAATGCTTCCCGAGTATGCCTGCAGCCCAAGCCGATCTGCAACCTGGTGATTTGATTACCTCAGTAAATGGACAGTCGACGCTTGAACTTCCGCCCCAGGAAGTCTGGGATTATTTCACCGGTATGCCAGGAACTGAGGTCAAAATCGATGTGCTACGCCATAATCAACCTATCAGCGTAGTACTCAAACGCATGGATATTGGACACATTCCCGACTTCGCCACCAGAGCCGAATTTTTAACGCTGTTAAAACACAACGGTATGAGCAGATTTGTGCAAAGATAA
- a CDS encoding 4Fe-4S dicluster domain-containing protein, protein MSYTIVSDVCEGVGDCVPVCPVECIHWVDGKTNAKGTKYPYIDDATCIDCGACLSACPVEGAILDEWKPELQKP, encoded by the coding sequence ATGTCATACACTATCGTTTCTGACGTTTGCGAAGGAGTCGGCGATTGCGTTCCTGTCTGTCCAGTTGAGTGTATTCACTGGGTAGACGGAAAAACCAATGCTAAAGGAACCAAATATCCTTACATCGATGATGCAACTTGCATCGACTGCGGCGCATGTTTATCAGCCTGTCCAGTTGAAGGCGCTATTTTGGACGAGTGGAAGCCAGAACTTCAAAAGCCATAG
- a CDS encoding DUF2249 domain-containing protein encodes MNGDTKLSVALASNPAVLDYVISLNPHDFERLRNPLMRKVMPVRITLRRIANMAGIPEQELLDNINRLAGEPLEVVDPDRAPVKVSTSQAPVWMQGVDDSQIVWVDVLKGDERLDDPMPPINTAVNTMKSGGVIGIKHKWEPQPLFDIWDLRGLDYWTKQVSADEWHIYVHKPHEHSI; translated from the coding sequence ATGAATGGCGATACCAAACTTTCTGTAGCCCTGGCTAGCAATCCCGCTGTACTGGATTACGTCATCAGTTTGAATCCCCATGACTTTGAGAGACTTCGGAATCCCTTGATGCGAAAAGTAATGCCGGTGCGCATTACTCTTCGAAGAATTGCGAACATGGCAGGCATTCCAGAGCAAGAGCTGCTGGATAACATTAACCGCCTGGCTGGTGAACCACTAGAGGTTGTCGATCCCGATCGAGCACCTGTAAAGGTTTCTACTAGCCAGGCTCCTGTTTGGATGCAAGGGGTTGATGACAGCCAGATTGTCTGGGTTGACGTACTGAAAGGCGATGAGCGGCTAGATGATCCGATGCCACCCATCAACACAGCAGTAAACACCATGAAATCCGGCGGCGTCATTGGCATTAAGCACAAGTGGGAACCGCAACCACTTTTTGACATTTGGGACTTGCGTGGACTTGATTACTGGACGAAGCAAGTATCGGCCGACGAGTGGCACATCTACGTCCACAAGCCGCATGAGCACTCGATTTAG
- a CDS encoding MBL fold metallo-hydrolase — protein MKFGDFEISIVRECTMKLDGGAMFGVVPKVLWNKVSPADDMNRILMTCNLLLIDTGSHKVLVETGMGDRWNDKERERYELHSLVEPAEMLKPIGVRNDEVDAVIISHLHFDHAGGATRFEGDKLVPTFPNAKYYVQKGEWEFAHKANARARASYRADDYEPLHAHDQIVFMDGDTEVVPGVWAKLTGGHTSHHQIVYFESKGSKGVFFADLMPTKSHVMPPWVMGYDHFPLHSCDEKSKWLAQAAAEKWLVVFDHELDVPWGHVALNSSKKYEFLPLSEDTLNAHARTEKVLASLV, from the coding sequence ATGAAATTCGGAGACTTTGAAATTTCCATTGTGCGCGAGTGCACTATGAAACTAGACGGCGGCGCCATGTTTGGTGTTGTGCCAAAGGTCCTCTGGAACAAAGTTTCTCCTGCTGATGATATGAATCGAATTTTGATGACTTGCAATTTATTGCTCATTGACACCGGCTCACACAAAGTGCTTGTCGAGACCGGCATGGGCGATCGCTGGAACGACAAAGAGCGTGAGCGCTATGAGTTGCATAGTCTGGTAGAACCCGCTGAGATGCTCAAGCCTATCGGTGTGCGCAACGACGAAGTAGATGCCGTAATCATTTCGCATCTGCATTTTGATCACGCCGGCGGCGCTACAAGGTTCGAGGGCGATAAGCTAGTTCCGACTTTTCCAAACGCAAAATATTATGTGCAGAAGGGTGAGTGGGAATTTGCTCATAAGGCAAATGCTAGAGCGCGAGCCAGTTATCGCGCCGACGACTACGAGCCGTTGCACGCGCACGATCAGATCGTATTTATGGATGGCGACACTGAGGTTGTTCCGGGCGTCTGGGCAAAACTGACTGGCGGGCACACGAGCCATCACCAGATTGTCTATTTTGAGTCGAAGGGTAGTAAAGGTGTTTTCTTTGCCGACTTGATGCCAACCAAGAGTCATGTCATGCCGCCGTGGGTGATGGGTTACGACCACTTCCCGTTGCATTCGTGTGATGAGAAAAGCAAGTGGTTGGCGCAGGCTGCTGCTGAAAAATGGTTAGTAGTGTTCGATCATGAGCTTGATGTTCCGTGGGGTCACGTAGCGCTGAACAGCTCTAAAAAATATGAATTTTTGCCTTTATCAGAAGACACACTGAACGCACACGCACGCACTGAAAAAGTTCTGGCGTCTCTGGTTTAG
- a CDS encoding GNAT family N-acetyltransferase, with the protein MSSKIEPVKLSFRIARATDADEITELVQLAYRGGKATVDWKNESHLVEGPRINSDEVISIIQKEGSEILLVESDGKIIGCVKVEKLGDEASIGLLAVNPDYQNIGLGRRLVQKAESFAIEEFYCKTASMTVLSGRDELLNWYLSLGYRLTGVSMAFECGLQRVKIENPHFREIRKPLVSV; encoded by the coding sequence ATGTCTAGTAAAATCGAGCCTGTTAAATTGAGCTTTCGCATAGCGAGAGCCACCGATGCCGATGAGATTACTGAACTCGTGCAATTGGCGTATCGCGGTGGCAAAGCGACTGTTGATTGGAAGAACGAATCGCACCTTGTCGAGGGACCCAGAATCAATAGTGATGAAGTGATCAGTATTATTCAGAAAGAAGGTAGTGAGATTCTTTTAGTTGAGTCTGACGGTAAAATTATTGGCTGTGTTAAGGTCGAGAAGCTCGGTGATGAGGCTTCAATTGGGCTTCTTGCTGTGAATCCCGACTACCAAAACATCGGATTGGGCAGAAGGCTTGTCCAGAAGGCCGAATCGTTCGCGATTGAGGAATTTTACTGCAAGACAGCCTCCATGACCGTCTTGTCTGGTAGAGACGAACTGCTCAACTGGTATTTGAGCCTGGGATATCGTCTCACCGGAGTTTCAATGGCCTTCGAATGCGGATTGCAACGAGTGAAGATTGAGAATCCGCATTTCCGTGAAATCAGAAAGCCGTTGGTCTCGGTGTAA
- a CDS encoding TetR/AcrR family transcriptional regulator, with product MSKVVTRGRPKKDPGSFEDRNNQIMDAACKMFAERGYFNTDLEVLAAELGIGKGTIYRAFATKEELFFSTINRSLENMLLFIKDAADAENAVGVQRIQAGVKAFLRYFDQNPELIELFMQERAVFRNHKCSTFWEHTRKNSAKWEAFFKEMMDLGYIRKLDARWLAETLNQILFGQVLMHRMNESTDTLESRSNSVLTLFFTGILTGKGLEATAFNTEPGDPQ from the coding sequence ATGTCTAAAGTAGTCACACGGGGCAGGCCCAAGAAGGATCCCGGCAGTTTCGAAGACCGAAACAACCAGATCATGGACGCTGCCTGCAAAATGTTTGCCGAGCGCGGTTATTTCAACACCGACCTGGAAGTACTGGCTGCTGAGCTTGGAATAGGCAAAGGGACGATCTATCGCGCTTTCGCTACCAAAGAAGAGCTTTTCTTCTCGACCATCAACCGCTCCCTGGAAAACATGTTGTTGTTCATCAAGGATGCCGCAGACGCCGAGAATGCAGTAGGCGTTCAGAGAATTCAGGCCGGCGTGAAAGCATTCCTGCGCTACTTCGACCAGAATCCCGAATTGATTGAACTGTTTATGCAAGAGCGCGCGGTTTTTAGAAATCACAAATGCAGCACGTTCTGGGAACACACCCGCAAGAACTCAGCAAAATGGGAAGCCTTCTTCAAAGAGATGATGGATCTCGGCTACATCCGAAAGCTCGATGCTCGGTGGCTTGCAGAGACACTAAATCAAATTCTGTTTGGACAAGTGCTGATGCATCGAATGAATGAATCGACGGACACCCTAGAAAGCCGCAGTAACAGTGTTCTTACCTTGTTTTTCACAGGTATTCTCACCGGCAAAGGGCTCGAAGCCACTGCATTCAATACCGAACCAGGAGACCCACAATGA
- a CDS encoding HlyD family secretion protein, with product MSNGATMEKSTHQTEARDVHVQSHNNLQSNENLQSDENVRFDTDVLLKKSPTKLSKKSPKKLLILSIIGLVALVAAVSALIGWKYIASHESTDDAYIDGNITQISSRVGGTVSQVLIDDNQFVKAGQLLVELDPRDYDVKIAQARAALEKNQRQQQADTADIAVTNSTAGAQSETAASEISHANASIASAKSLVANYQAALGMEQAKLVSLQSQKQQYETDLKRYARLSQQGAISKQQYDQAKTQYDISLAQIAAEEQAIQQARANIAKAESDLQQAYSDLSKTKATLKSAQAAHEQTSVKSYISDVSKATVDQAKADLQNAILQRSYCRIVAPVSGRIGKKATHVGEQVQPGQSLFTIIPDQAWLTANFKETQIGRMRPGQKVDVTLDAFPGQHFTGHVDSVAPASGAKFALMPAENATGNFTKIVQRLPVKIVFDENSIAEFKKYIAPGLSAQVTVNLAAVQPSGS from the coding sequence ATGAGCAATGGTGCCACCATGGAAAAGTCAACGCATCAAACCGAAGCACGAGATGTGCATGTCCAGTCCCACAATAACCTTCAGTCCAACGAGAACCTTCAGTCCGACGAGAACGTTCGGTTCGACACAGACGTTCTGCTGAAAAAATCGCCGACAAAGTTATCGAAAAAATCACCGAAGAAACTGCTTATCCTTTCTATCATTGGATTGGTAGCGCTTGTCGCAGCGGTGTCTGCGTTGATCGGCTGGAAATACATCGCCAGTCACGAAAGCACTGACGACGCCTATATTGATGGCAACATTACTCAGATCAGCAGTCGAGTAGGCGGCACGGTCTCTCAGGTTCTCATCGATGATAATCAATTCGTAAAAGCCGGTCAGCTTCTTGTGGAGCTTGACCCAAGAGACTATGACGTCAAAATAGCTCAGGCTAGAGCTGCACTAGAAAAAAATCAACGACAGCAACAGGCGGATACTGCCGACATCGCTGTTACCAATTCAACAGCGGGTGCTCAGTCGGAAACAGCGGCCAGCGAAATATCCCATGCTAATGCCTCGATTGCATCAGCCAAATCTTTGGTAGCAAACTATCAAGCGGCACTGGGCATGGAGCAAGCGAAACTGGTCAGCCTTCAGTCGCAAAAGCAGCAGTACGAAACCGATTTGAAGCGCTATGCACGACTGTCACAACAGGGCGCAATTTCTAAACAACAATACGATCAGGCAAAGACTCAGTACGATATTTCACTAGCGCAGATAGCCGCTGAGGAACAGGCTATTCAACAGGCCAGAGCAAATATAGCGAAAGCCGAGTCAGATCTGCAGCAGGCATACAGCGATCTGTCCAAAACAAAAGCCACCCTCAAATCCGCGCAGGCTGCACACGAGCAGACCAGCGTAAAGAGCTACATCAGCGATGTATCAAAAGCGACTGTAGACCAGGCTAAAGCGGACTTGCAGAATGCAATTTTGCAGAGATCATATTGCCGGATTGTTGCGCCAGTTTCCGGTCGCATCGGAAAGAAAGCGACGCACGTAGGCGAACAAGTTCAGCCAGGACAGTCACTGTTCACAATCATTCCGGATCAAGCATGGCTAACGGCTAACTTCAAAGAAACACAAATTGGAAGAATGCGTCCGGGCCAGAAGGTCGACGTAACTCTTGACGCATTCCCTGGTCAACATTTCACCGGTCATGTAGACAGCGTCGCGCCCGCATCTGGAGCCAAATTCGCACTGATGCCCGCGGAAAATGCAACGGGAAACTTCACCAAGATTGTGCAGAGGTTGCCGGTCAAGATTGTCTTCGATGAAAATTCCATTGCCGAATTCAAAAAGTACATTGCGCCAGGATTGTCGGCCCAGGTAACGGTAAACCTGGCAGCAGTTCAACCGAGCGGTAGTTGA